TATACTGCGATATCGGCTACTatagttaaaattttgttattgacCAGCCAGATATATTCCGATATCGGCTgaaacattcaaaaaaaaaattttctatttttctattttcgtgtttggttggcagtggtgtgccgcaaataaaaatttacaatagtggggaattattttcaaagcaatTCCCATTATCTTTAGGCCAAAGTCTGCTCAGTCTTgagtattattatatttctatcaattcaaatttgaaatttcaattctttttgTCAAAATTATGGAAGCTTTCATGCGCCTAGTGGACTACGTTGTCGAATACGAGTCCGAATTCAGTGCTGCATCAAAGGACATCTCGAAGAACGCTCTTGTGATGCAACAAGACGAGCTGAAAGAGATGTGGAGCAAAGCGAAAGCTGCCCATGACGACCTCAACAGCAAAGGAGACATGTCCTCAAAGGACTATgcccttattaaaaaaaaattcaagctaGGTGGTCAGTGCTATATACGGTGCATGGGGGCAATGAAGGATATGTCTGAGATCCTCTCAACCCCCAAAGACACAGAAAAATCTGTTGAGGACCACAATAACCACTCCCTTCCGCCTTGCGATACGGATGTTTTCAAAGGGGACTACCTTTCATGGCCAACATTCCGGGatatgttcacggccgtgtacatcaAGAGCAAGCGCTTGTCACCAGTTGAGAAGTTGTACCACCTCAACAAAAAGACACAAGGGGAGGCGAAGGTTATTGTGTCTAAATGCCCTCTCACCAATGACGGTTTTGCGATGGCATGGAAGGGTTTGACAGATATGTACGAGAATGAGCGTATTCTTGTCGAAACCCAAGTCGACATACTTCTCGACTTGCCTTCAATCGACAAGGAGTGCTCAAGCTCTATAAAATGGCTACAGCGGGAGATCAACAGCTGCATCTCCTGCCTGACAGCCAATAAAGTGGACATTGGGAACTGGGACCCAATCATAATCCGCATATGTTCCAAGAGACTGCCACAGGCCACATTGGCCCTATGGGAACAGTCTGTAAAGAACAAGACCAAGACATCGAAGTGGGAGGAATTGGACAACTTCCTCACGGATAGATACCGTGATTTGGAGGCAATAGAACGTGCCAAGAAATCGTCCAATTCCGCAAAGCCTGTCAGTGCACCCACACagaataaatacaacaacaatagccatCAGAACAGACTCGGCGCCTTCTGCAAAAGGTGGAAAACGGAATACCTGAACGAAATGCAGAAACGCATCAAGTGGAAACATCCAAAGACAAATATAAAAACAGGTGAGCTTGTCGTCATCAAGGAAGACAATTTGTCACCGAACGAGTGGAGATTGGGTAGGATTGTCAACATACACCCAGGTGCTGATACCCGAGTGCGAGTAGTTGACATTATCACCGAAAAAGGCCAAGTTACAAGACCGCTTGCCAAATTGGTCTTACTACCACCCTACGAGGAGGAGAACTTGGAGGCACACCCTACTCAACACAACCGTTCCCCAGCCACATCGGAAGCCTAGCTTTCCGACACACTTACTACGATctcacaaaaaaaatcaattcagTCAAAAATTAGATATGGTCCTTTGCTCACAACCTTTACTAAATACAATAAGTAGTAAAGTGAACAAATAAGTacagatatatatgtaattcaATAACTTTCATAAGTATTTTGCTCACTTTTCAAAGTGGCACATTTAAACAAGTTTGTGTGTCTGTGTTCTAACAAAATCTCTAATACGAAACTATAAGTTGCGAGCTGATCGTAAATGCTGCatgttttgtagaaaattttcaacattaaGTCCACATCATTTTACACAATATGTTGATGGTaactaatttgaatttaatacaaataGCATAAATTAGTCTTAACTgaacatatttataaacaaaatgcacattaattttgAGCTAAAAGCTATTTAATGATTGATTCTTCACCTTTATCTAATGAGTCTTACAAATTGTAATTCACCCTCTTTATTCCATGCCAGATCACAAGTATTTTGCTCACTTTTCAAAGtggcagatttttttttcagattcttACAAAACGGTTAGATCAACAATAAGCAGATAATTCTTAAGCATAATAATTCACAAGtcacaaaaatcaataaattcaaaaattaaataaatatataataaatattttatacactcaAGGCATGTATTCTTCACGTCATTTAATGGTCGTGTTATTATATCAACTTACCCCCAGCGTTGCCTTCCTTACGTGCAGCATTCCGTCCCTTGAGCCATAGCGTGTTGGTGGATGCGTCCAGTGCGTCCAATGCGATGAACATAATTTCCCGACGAATTTGGGTAATCATAATTGATAACATACTGCAAATCTGCCACATCTAGACCACGAGAAGCGACATCAGTGGCAATCAAAATATTCGACTTGCCATTGCGGAAATCTTTTAGCACTGAATCGCGTTCAGGTTGCGACTTGTCGCCATGTATGGAGGTGGCAGTATAACCTTCGTTGCGAATAATCTGCAAGATTTCCTCGACCTTGATtttagtttcgagaaaaataattattttgttattattatttgcagcattgtttgttgatggtgcaatTTCTTGAAGTAATTTGACAATGCGCTGAGGTTTCTCCATTTCTTGACATATTTCAGCCATTTGACGAGTGTTGTGATTAGCCGAGAGGTTCATTGAACCAATATCGATGGAAGTGTGATCTTTTAGGAAATTTCCGGCAAGTGCCTGCACTTCGTTAAGCCAATTTGCAGACCACATTACTACTTGTCGATCAGGACGAATTTGTTCTATTATTTTACGGATTTGTAGTTCGAAGCCCATACCCGGTTTACGATCGGCTTCATCCAGTACCACTACAACAATATTCCTTCGGCGGGAAGTGTTTTTATTCCGTAAATCTGtaaggaaaagaaaatatttaaataaatcagcGAATTTAATTATAGCCATCTACTTACCTTTTCACCCGGCTGTCAAATATTTCTGCGCACGTGCCCACACATAACCAAAATGCGGAATGTCAATCATTACATACGGTGATGCCATGCCGTCAGTTTTTAATTCCCcttaaaaactttttacaaCAGTGAATCTAAAACTGTTGTCTCTCAAACTTTTGCTAGCAAATAGCTAAGTTGCAAACCGAAAGTCTCCTTCTACAGCAGCACATGTATGCATTGCCCTTGAATTTACTGAGCAAGAAGTATTTTATTGACAAgaaagaattgaaaataattattaaaccaaattgtatttaacattttctttggTGCCAGGCCACTTTGTCGAAAACATACGACAAATAAAACGATAACGACATAAATTTGATGCTAAAggcaaaatgtttttattttattattatttgcaacactatGGTAAGGTAAGGCAGGTCACACCACATGAGGCCGCCTACACACTATGGTAATGTAAGGCAGTTCACACCACGTAAGGCCGCCTACACActatgcaatatatgtataatataatttatgcactttttctCGCCACCCAATCAGTTGTAGATAATATTCCAAGCAACACAAAATCGTCAacaaattcatttcagaaagaTGACTCGCTATGGAAGCTTAAAGAAGACCGCGGCGCTACACCCGAACCGGTACCCGCTTTCTTGCACGCTGTGCAAGGGAAAGCATCCATTGCGGCTCTGCTCGTCCTTCCGGGCCAAGACACCGGAGGAGCGCCTACGGGAGGCACTCATCGGGAAGTATTGCATAAATTGCCTCGCGGTCAACCACCGGTCAGCGAACTGCCCCAGCGACGCACGGTGCCGGCGCTGCAACGAGAAGCACCACACGATGCTCCACATCGGCGAAAATACCCGTCGCCGCCCCGCAGTGCCTCAAATCCAATCATGGAGCGAACAAGTAAGTTCCGATGATGCCCTCTCCATTGATGCATCAGACTCTGGAACGGAGACTAGGCCTCTCCAACCAGAACCGGAGGAGGGAGAACTCCTTGAAATCGGAGCGGAAACACGGCCTTTCCCATCACAGCGAGGGGAAACGGAAACCCGGACTTTCCGCCCCCTTCTGCAACATGAACGTCGCGGACACAAACGCCGTCTGCGCCGTCGCCAAGCGCACAACCCGGCCAGACTGGAGACCAGGTCTCTCCAGCTGCACCGGGCTAGCTCCTTCAGAGCCGGGCTAACAAATCGAGCCGGCAGAGTGGCTCATTCCTTGCTGCCAACGACAGCCATCTTACCGACGGCGGTAGTGAAGATCGAGGCAGGAGGACGCCTACACCTAATCAGGGCGCTCATAGACGCATGCGCCCCTACGTCGCTAATTGCGCGCGACCTAGCAGTAGAATTGAAATTGGAGCAGACGCATATCGGCGGTCAACGCGGCTGCCTTGTAGTACTGCGCGGCAGACACGGGACAAATACCCGCATCTCAACCCACGTGAGGACAATAAACGGCTATATGCGCATCAGCCCGACCACCACATTGGACTCCGACCTAGCAGCCCCATACACACACATCAAGCTGGCGGATCCAAACTTCTATAAGTCATCGCCGATACGCTTGGTGCTCGGCGCGGATGTGTATTCCCGCATCATGACCCAACAGGTCATGCCACACACATTTGGGCAGTTCCTCGCTCAGGGCTCCATCTTCGGCTGGGTGCTCTCGGGTACGGCCCGGTACTAGATTAAGCCatgttagtatttatttttttaacttattctaTTGTGTTTTTTTGGAATTCTCACTTAGAATAAgtattgttttttgtaaaaaaaaaaaaaaaatatatataattataataatgaatAAACGAACTATCTGTACTCATATTGTACCATAAATTTGTACATCGTTGCGGTGGTCGAtggacatttaattttttgttgctcacCGCAAGGGGGCCGGTATGTTTAGGCCAGCgcctaatttctttttaccaccCCTAGTGAGTGTAtaacaaaccattgccagttagctgttgATAGCTTTCACTCAACGGTTAACagctttcactcaactggcaa
The sequence above is a segment of the Bactrocera dorsalis isolate Fly_Bdor chromosome 6, ASM2337382v1, whole genome shotgun sequence genome. Coding sequences within it:
- the LOC125779358 gene encoding uncharacterized protein LOC125779358 — encoded protein: MTRYGSLKKTAALHPNRYPLSCTLCKGKHPLRLCSSFRAKTPEERLREALIGKYCINCLAVNHRSANCPSDARCRRCNEKHHTMLHIGENTRRRPAVPQIQSWSEQVSSDDALSIDASDSGTETRPLQPEPEEGELLEIGAETRPFPSQRGETETRTFRPLLQHERRGHKRRLRRRQAHNPARLETRSLQLHRASSFRAGLTNRAGRVAHSLLPTTAILPTAVVKIEAGGRLHLIRALIDACAPTSLIARDLAVELKLEQTHIGGQRGCLVVLRGRHGTNTRISTHVRTINGYMRISPTTTLDSDLAAPYTHIKLADPNFYKSSPIRLVLGADVYSRIMTQQVMPHTFGQFLAQGSIFGWVLSGTARY